A portion of the Adhaeribacter radiodurans genome contains these proteins:
- a CDS encoding serine hydrolase, translating into MKNYLYSVFRIASLFFLILSLSHLASFGQGLGHKMEARLQAALDKIQNDKAKPFVGGMSVAVKVENLAKWQGALGYAARNIDKDNNLLPGGTAFKPGTLSQIYSVTKTFTAPLVLELVKEGVFKLEDPISKYLPFGQINPRLNSKVTIHQLLAHESGYSDYAVEQQLQISVAAQPGRTWTALEAIAFTNQIFAPGTERRYSSTNYIVLGALVEVITKKPVEQHYRDRFFKPLNLESMYLGVREPLGNRGELAAPHDNLSPFNPVFAQTGQPLFPNAYTNIFRFPMTAIVSLAFTGGGIVSNAADLAEWGSALFTGRATSKETLNLMLNSFSPTPDMNGNYLGYGIKQIPRISDKEMFLGHNGDAVGYRSILVHQPERKITLAVLANFAAADPYAIAKAVYQALAPKLESFSPKQGLPGKTINIKGEGLSITTSVLFNGKKADFKIINESTIKAVVPANASSGQITVVTAGGTVLSNRSFTVQQPQITTFIPDHGEVGSSVFLVGNHLTKVKEVYFNGVKAAKVRSYFDFLVMAEVPKGATTGKIKVVLTGGGKATSSSDFRVTQSTPVIIANQKSLISEKQPTSALVTIPSPDQPLVSFPNPFKEKITFNFSLPVSQNIQVKVFNSQGKEVAFIYQGTAQANQKYQLQWKPGSQDLPGLYFMQLQTDNQVKQQKIIFTR; encoded by the coding sequence ATGAAAAATTATCTTTACTCTGTATTCAGGATTGCCAGCTTATTTTTTCTAATTCTTTCCCTTTCTCACCTAGCTTCTTTTGGGCAAGGTTTAGGGCATAAAATGGAGGCCCGGCTACAAGCCGCTCTTGATAAAATTCAAAACGACAAGGCTAAGCCTTTTGTGGGTGGTATGTCGGTAGCGGTAAAAGTCGAGAACCTGGCTAAATGGCAAGGAGCTTTGGGCTACGCGGCGCGCAATATTGATAAAGATAACAACCTGCTGCCGGGAGGTACGGCTTTTAAACCAGGTACCCTGTCACAAATCTATAGCGTTACTAAAACTTTCACCGCTCCTTTAGTTTTAGAGTTAGTAAAGGAAGGAGTATTTAAATTAGAGGACCCCATCAGTAAATATCTGCCCTTTGGTCAAATTAATCCCCGATTGAATAGTAAGGTAACCATTCACCAACTGCTGGCTCATGAAAGTGGCTATTCCGACTATGCTGTAGAACAACAACTGCAAATCAGCGTAGCCGCCCAACCCGGCAGAACCTGGACAGCATTGGAAGCTATTGCTTTTACCAATCAGATTTTTGCTCCGGGAACCGAACGTCGCTACTCCAGTACCAACTACATTGTGCTGGGCGCTTTAGTAGAAGTTATTACTAAAAAACCGGTAGAACAACATTATAGAGACCGTTTTTTCAAACCTTTAAACTTAGAATCCATGTACCTGGGAGTAAGAGAGCCCTTGGGCAATCGCGGGGAGTTAGCGGCTCCTCATGATAATCTTAGTCCATTTAACCCGGTATTTGCGCAAACTGGTCAGCCCTTATTCCCGAATGCCTACACTAATATTTTCCGTTTTCCCATGACCGCCATTGTATCCCTTGCTTTTACTGGCGGAGGTATAGTATCGAATGCGGCTGACCTGGCCGAGTGGGGTTCGGCCCTCTTTACCGGCCGGGCTACCAGTAAGGAAACTTTAAATTTAATGCTGAACTCCTTTTCTCCCACCCCCGATATGAATGGTAATTACCTGGGCTACGGCATAAAGCAAATTCCGCGTATCAGCGATAAAGAAATGTTCCTGGGCCACAACGGCGATGCGGTAGGTTACCGCTCTATTCTGGTGCATCAACCGGAACGAAAAATAACCTTGGCCGTACTGGCTAACTTTGCCGCCGCCGATCCTTACGCTATAGCAAAAGCCGTTTACCAGGCATTGGCTCCTAAATTAGAATCTTTTTCCCCGAAGCAAGGCCTACCCGGCAAAACCATTAACATTAAAGGCGAAGGTTTAAGCATTACCACCTCTGTTCTTTTTAACGGTAAAAAAGCCGATTTTAAAATAATAAATGAAAGTACAATTAAAGCCGTGGTGCCGGCAAATGCCAGTTCGGGTCAGATAACGGTTGTAACTGCTGGCGGCACCGTTTTAAGTAATCGCTCTTTTACCGTACAGCAACCTCAGATTACCACTTTTATTCCTGATCATGGCGAAGTTGGTTCTAGTGTATTTTTGGTAGGTAATCATTTAACAAAAGTTAAAGAAGTTTATTTTAACGGAGTAAAAGCAGCTAAAGTCCGGAGTTATTTTGATTTTTTAGTAATGGCGGAAGTACCCAAAGGTGCCACTACCGGTAAAATTAAAGTAGTACTTACTGGTGGCGGTAAAGCAACCAGTAGTTCTGACTTTCGGGTAACCCAATCTACTCCAGTAATAATAGCGAATCAAAAATCATTAATTTCAGAAAAGCAGCCAACTTCAGCCTTAGTAACCATTCCAAGTCCGGACCAGCCATTGGTGAGTTTTCCCAATCCATTCAAAGAGAAAATTACTTTTAACTTTTCTTTACCTGTTTCCCAAAACATACAGGTAAAAGTATTTAACAGCCAAGGCAAAGAAGTAGCCTTCATTTACCAGGGTACAGCCCAAGCTAATCAGAAGTACCAACTACAATGGAAACCTGGTTCGCAGGATTTACCCGGCTTGTATTTCATGCAATTACAAACGGACAACCAGGTTAAACAGCAGAAAATAATTTTTACCCGCTAA
- a CDS encoding serine hydrolase domain-containing protein has product MLKNTLTILFITSFFLLGSCQEPVIEPTQVCTVPPSTVNHPKAALFQGVIDKYVQAGLPGIAVLVRDGNGTWVGSGGKADIQKNIPLLPCHVSKTASLTKIFIAALALKLVEEGVLQLDEKITKWIPEGITSNIKNADVVTLRQLLNHTSGIYDFSNNDNFYLALLNYPTKKWKQEELLEFSYNQDPVFAAGTSSGYSNTSTVLATMVIEAATKRNHAALLREKILNQLGLSDSYYYWQEALPSHGVAQGYFDLYNNNTLVNVSSYNTGTGNGLNGLYSTVYDLQKFIDALLRNKTLLSQSSINTMLTFDDLIENRKYLGLGLFKDYIDGNFKENEFGYGHRGRDLGYSADMFYFPNQDITVTLLVNYGTNAKSNLQYTFTNFRYDIADVAIH; this is encoded by the coding sequence ATGTTGAAAAATACACTTACTATACTTTTCATTACTTCTTTCTTTTTACTGGGGAGTTGTCAGGAACCGGTAATAGAACCCACCCAAGTTTGTACCGTTCCTCCTTCAACGGTAAATCACCCGAAAGCCGCCCTATTTCAAGGGGTAATAGATAAATATGTTCAGGCGGGTTTACCGGGTATTGCCGTGCTTGTCCGGGATGGAAACGGTACCTGGGTAGGCAGCGGCGGCAAAGCTGATATTCAAAAAAATATTCCCCTCTTGCCTTGCCATGTATCTAAAACCGCCAGTCTTACCAAAATATTTATTGCGGCCCTTGCCTTAAAACTGGTGGAAGAAGGCGTATTGCAATTAGATGAAAAAATAACAAAATGGATACCGGAAGGAATTACTTCTAATATTAAAAACGCCGATGTAGTTACGTTACGCCAGTTACTAAACCATACCAGCGGCATTTACGATTTTAGTAATAATGATAATTTTTATCTGGCTTTACTAAATTACCCGACTAAAAAATGGAAACAAGAAGAACTGCTGGAATTTAGCTATAACCAGGATCCGGTTTTTGCGGCGGGCACTTCGTCGGGTTATTCGAATACCAGTACTGTACTGGCCACTATGGTAATAGAAGCAGCTACCAAGCGCAACCATGCAGCCTTGCTCCGCGAAAAAATTTTAAACCAATTAGGTCTTTCCGATTCGTATTATTACTGGCAGGAAGCCCTCCCTAGTCACGGGGTAGCTCAGGGTTATTTTGATTTGTACAATAACAATACCCTGGTAAATGTAAGCAGTTATAATACCGGCACTGGCAATGGTTTAAATGGCTTATACAGCACCGTGTACGATTTACAAAAATTTATTGATGCCTTGCTGCGGAACAAGACCCTACTCAGCCAAAGCTCAATTAACACCATGCTAACTTTCGATGATTTAATTGAAAACCGGAAGTACCTGGGCTTAGGCTTGTTTAAAGATTACATAGACGGCAATTTTAAAGAAAATGAATTTGGGTATGGCCACCGGGGCCGCGACTTAGGCTACAGCGCCGATATGTTTTATTTCCCAAATCAGGATATAACGGTTACGCTGCTGGTCAACTACGGCACCAATGCTAAAAGTAATTTACAATATACTTTCACCAATTTCAGGTACGACATCGCTGATGTAGCCATTCATTAA
- a CDS encoding DUF4190 domain-containing protein — protein MRKHLYLLAQLLIAFLFAGCASKEIFYFSKNTGSFGPYQKVQKTTNLQDSVAVQSQPSEAGLSPDDSPVLTASATSPEPATLPKPKSVAFSSGLKEQKSAAQPNKYVLKNKNLLKFKNKKQLLKPETNKKVQASAMIGFILGLMAVITIFAGSLLAFAFGLVGAIFGIIGLSTIKKNSEKFRGRGFAWVGIGVGILIPLFIIGYILAFAGAFSS, from the coding sequence ATGAGGAAACATCTTTATCTACTCGCACAATTACTTATTGCTTTTTTATTTGCAGGATGTGCCTCTAAAGAAATATTCTATTTCTCTAAAAACACCGGCAGCTTTGGCCCATACCAGAAAGTACAAAAAACAACCAATCTCCAGGATAGCGTTGCTGTTCAATCTCAACCATCCGAGGCAGGGCTAAGCCCAGATGATTCACCTGTTCTTACTGCATCGGCCACTAGTCCGGAGCCAGCAACTTTACCTAAACCCAAATCCGTTGCTTTTAGCTCCGGCTTAAAGGAACAGAAAAGCGCCGCGCAGCCGAATAAGTACGTATTAAAAAATAAAAATTTACTAAAATTTAAAAATAAGAAGCAATTACTGAAACCTGAAACTAACAAGAAGGTTCAAGCCTCTGCGATGATTGGTTTTATTTTAGGCCTAATGGCTGTGATTACAATTTTTGCTGGCTCTCTTCTAGCTTTTGCATTTGGTTTGGTGGGGGCCATATTTGGTATTATTGGCCTGAGTACCATTAAGAAGAACTCAGAAAAATTTCGAGGCAGAGGATTTGCGTGGGTGGGTATAGGCGTAGGTATATTAATTCCACTATTTATAATTGGTTATATATTAGCCTTTGCGGGAGCTTTTAGCAGTTGA
- a CDS encoding TonB-dependent receptor, translating to MSKNLLKVWLLLAFFTQANMDGLAQSGITVAGMVTDAKNQEPLSGVSIFVKGKVIGTVTDKEGRFSLTTTTNPPFILGISYIGYQAQELTINGSRSDITMALVEQAILGQEVVVTASRVEESILKSPVSIEKMDLLAIRETPAANFYDGLQNLKTVDMATGSLGFKIINTRGFMSTNNPRFVQYIDGMDNQAPGLNIPIGNMVGLSDLDVQGVEIVPGAASALYGPNAFNGVLSMTSKSPFEFQGLSAMGRIGINHVNDPTVSAHPLYEGMVRYAKAFNNRFAFKVNMAYSKALDWYANSTENVDLFTRASLGNNREDNPAYNALNVYGDEAVTSLPIGFGGAPVRVARTGYDEKDMVDYDTYSIKGDLALNYRLTEGIEAIYQYKFGQGTAVYQGGNRYSINDFTLQQHKVELKGANFFLRTYATLEDAGNTYDSRFLALNLNRTWKSDQQWFQEYAGAYQGAAASLGFAPGSHSEARRFADQGRLLPGNPEFDREKDRIATTSDFRKGALFIDHTKLYHTEGQYDLSKWTHKIVDVQIGGNYRLYDLDSEGTVFSDTTGNDITIYEFGGYLQAIKGLFGDRLRITGSLRYDKNENFKGRVTPRAAAVLTLAENHNLRASYQTGFRNPTTQDQFIFLNAGQAILVGGVPNASQGLNLYGPESNAFTLASVQAFGAKVSADVAGGTSSSRAVLQNAGLLQPANVGYVKPEQIRAYEIGYKGLTANKSLLFDVNYYYSNYQNFILTSTIIQPQNDVRTNVQAAAFDIATSRFQPYQLYTNARHQVSAQGASLGLTYSFPKGYTLSGNTSWNKLDLGDTRESDETPGFNTPEWKFNVSVANRNFYKNAGFSIAYRWSDAYVWQSTFIAGINDARIPSFGTLDAQINYKMTRIKSILKIGGSNILNNYYRQVYGGPEVGAVYYVSLTFDELLK from the coding sequence ATGTCGAAAAACTTACTAAAAGTATGGTTGTTGCTGGCCTTTTTTACGCAAGCGAACATGGATGGCCTGGCACAATCAGGAATAACGGTTGCAGGCATGGTCACGGATGCTAAAAATCAGGAACCATTATCGGGTGTGAGCATATTTGTGAAAGGTAAAGTGATTGGCACTGTAACAGATAAGGAGGGCCGCTTTTCGCTTACTACCACTACCAATCCGCCCTTTATCCTAGGAATCTCTTATATAGGTTACCAAGCGCAGGAACTTACTATTAACGGCAGTCGCTCGGATATTACTATGGCCCTGGTAGAACAAGCTATTCTGGGCCAGGAAGTTGTAGTAACGGCTTCGAGGGTAGAAGAAAGTATTCTTAAATCGCCGGTAAGTATCGAGAAAATGGATTTACTGGCTATACGGGAAACTCCGGCGGCTAATTTTTATGATGGATTGCAAAATTTAAAAACCGTGGATATGGCAACCGGCAGCCTGGGCTTTAAAATTATTAATACGCGTGGTTTTATGAGTACCAATAATCCGCGCTTTGTACAATATATTGACGGAATGGATAACCAGGCGCCTGGCCTGAATATACCGATTGGCAATATGGTGGGCCTCTCTGACCTGGATGTGCAGGGTGTTGAAATTGTGCCAGGGGCTGCTTCGGCACTCTATGGCCCTAATGCATTTAACGGGGTTCTTTCTATGACCAGCAAAAGCCCTTTTGAATTTCAAGGCCTCAGCGCTATGGGACGAATAGGGATAAACCACGTTAATGACCCAACCGTTTCGGCGCACCCATTATACGAGGGAATGGTACGTTACGCGAAAGCCTTTAATAACCGCTTTGCCTTTAAAGTAAATATGGCTTATTCTAAAGCCCTGGATTGGTACGCCAATAGTACCGAAAACGTTGATTTGTTTACCCGCGCTTCTTTGGGCAACAACCGGGAAGATAATCCGGCCTATAATGCTTTAAACGTATACGGCGACGAGGCAGTAACCAGTTTGCCTATTGGATTTGGCGGAGCCCCCGTACGGGTAGCCCGGACCGGCTACGACGAAAAAGACATGGTTGATTACGATACCTATAGTATAAAAGGCGATTTGGCCTTAAATTATCGCTTAACCGAAGGAATTGAGGCCATCTATCAATATAAGTTTGGGCAAGGAACCGCTGTTTACCAAGGAGGCAACCGTTATTCCATTAATGATTTTACCCTACAGCAGCACAAAGTAGAGTTAAAAGGGGCCAACTTTTTCTTACGGACTTATGCTACCCTCGAAGATGCCGGTAATACGTACGACTCCCGTTTTCTGGCCTTAAATTTAAACCGTACCTGGAAAAGCGATCAGCAATGGTTTCAGGAATACGCAGGTGCTTACCAGGGTGCTGCGGCTTCCTTGGGTTTTGCTCCTGGTAGCCACTCCGAAGCGCGCCGCTTTGCCGATCAGGGCCGCCTGTTACCCGGGAACCCTGAATTTGACCGAGAAAAAGATCGGATTGCTACTACTTCTGATTTTCGGAAAGGTGCCCTTTTTATCGACCATACCAAATTGTATCACACCGAAGGCCAGTACGATCTGAGTAAATGGACGCATAAAATTGTTGATGTACAAATTGGGGGTAATTACCGGCTCTACGACCTGGATTCAGAAGGAACTGTATTTAGTGATACCACCGGCAATGATATAACCATCTACGAATTTGGCGGCTATCTGCAAGCTATTAAAGGTTTATTCGGCGATAGGTTAAGAATTACTGGCTCCCTGCGCTACGATAAAAATGAAAATTTTAAAGGTAGAGTAACTCCTCGTGCAGCGGCGGTATTAACTTTAGCCGAGAATCATAACCTCCGAGCTTCTTACCAAACCGGCTTTCGGAACCCAACTACGCAGGATCAGTTTATATTCCTGAACGCGGGCCAGGCCATTCTGGTAGGGGGCGTGCCTAATGCCAGCCAGGGATTAAATTTGTATGGCCCGGAATCGAATGCGTTTACTTTGGCTTCGGTGCAGGCTTTTGGAGCAAAAGTTTCGGCGGATGTAGCGGGTGGCACCTCTTCTTCCCGGGCGGTGCTACAAAATGCCGGATTGTTGCAACCAGCTAACGTGGGTTACGTGAAACCAGAGCAGATTCGGGCTTACGAAATTGGTTATAAAGGCTTAACCGCCAATAAGTCGTTGCTGTTTGATGTAAACTATTATTACAGTAATTATCAGAATTTCATTTTAACTTCTACCATTATTCAGCCTCAGAATGATGTTAGAACCAATGTACAAGCAGCTGCTTTTGATATCGCAACCAGTCGGTTCCAACCCTACCAGTTATACACCAATGCCCGCCACCAAGTATCTGCCCAGGGGGCTAGTCTGGGTTTAACATACTCTTTTCCAAAAGGCTATACGCTAAGTGGTAATACCAGCTGGAACAAGCTGGATTTAGGTGATACCCGCGAATCCGACGAAACGCCGGGTTTTAATACCCCCGAATGGAAATTTAATGTATCAGTTGCTAACCGTAATTTTTATAAAAATGCCGGCTTCAGTATAGCCTATCGCTGGTCAGATGCTTACGTGTGGCAATCCACTTTTATTGCCGGAATTAACGATGCCCGTATTCCTTCCTTCGGCACCCTGGATGCCCAGATAAATTACAAGATGACCCGCATTAAATCGATCCTAAAAATTGGCGGTTCTAACATCTTAAATAACTATTACCGCCAGGTATATGGCGGACCGGAAGTAGGGGCAGTTTACTACGTATCTCTCACCTTCGACGAATTACTGAAGTAA
- a CDS encoding SGNH/GDSL hydrolase family protein: MKFIKLLLPALVLISSFYSCTYTPPEPAEDPTNPRTPPTAGSADFSKYVAVGNSLTAGFMDNALYQEGQQNAYPVLLADRMKLVNNNAAFNFPAYGAAGGAGFGGSFVPGTATPVGRLQFLLPDCASNSALTKTLGLTPAPTIPGESLAPYPGNKAEINNFGVPGAKSFHALVNGYGANPTQGNPFYWRFASSETASLIGDATAAKGTFFTYWLGSNDVLSYATSGGSGNPDPGINPLTYSSNDLTDSRVFAYVLKTSLDALLGTGDNTKGAIATIPDVVKIPYFGLVKAGLISAGAIPFNLSAAQAAALNAGYARLGSAAAGVNFKVGKVNYPVITTASGLRHLDPAKDFLTLVIPQDSLLVGPINACNTAQRGGWGILEPIPAQFVLDQSEAEIVTNRVKEFNDVIRQEVAGRNNRLALVDMNAFLANLDASQNTLAPPAGYFSLDGVHPNPRGQAVIANEFIKSINATFNSTLPLVNVKNYRLNTLPTQ, encoded by the coding sequence ATGAAATTTATAAAGTTACTTTTGCCCGCTCTAGTTCTAATCAGTAGCTTTTACTCTTGTACTTACACGCCACCCGAACCCGCTGAAGACCCGACTAATCCACGTACTCCACCCACAGCAGGCAGCGCCGATTTTAGTAAATACGTGGCAGTTGGAAACTCTCTTACGGCTGGTTTTATGGATAATGCCCTTTACCAGGAAGGGCAACAAAATGCTTACCCGGTTTTATTGGCCGACCGGATGAAACTGGTTAATAACAATGCCGCCTTTAACTTTCCGGCTTATGGTGCTGCAGGTGGCGCCGGTTTTGGCGGTAGTTTTGTGCCCGGCACAGCTACTCCGGTAGGTCGTTTACAGTTTTTACTACCAGATTGTGCCTCTAATTCTGCCTTAACCAAAACGTTAGGACTTACTCCTGCTCCTACCATTCCCGGCGAAAGTTTAGCTCCTTATCCGGGTAATAAAGCTGAAATAAACAATTTTGGAGTACCAGGTGCTAAAAGTTTTCATGCCTTAGTAAATGGGTACGGAGCCAATCCAACGCAGGGTAATCCTTTTTACTGGCGTTTTGCCTCCTCCGAAACAGCCAGTTTAATTGGAGATGCTACGGCGGCTAAAGGCACCTTTTTTACCTATTGGCTCGGCAGCAACGATGTACTTTCCTATGCTACTTCCGGCGGCAGCGGCAATCCTGATCCAGGAATAAATCCCCTTACTTACAGCAGTAACGACTTAACGGACTCGCGGGTGTTTGCCTATGTCTTGAAAACCTCTTTGGATGCTTTACTTGGCACGGGTGATAACACCAAAGGAGCAATTGCTACTATTCCGGATGTGGTAAAAATTCCTTATTTTGGATTAGTTAAAGCCGGACTTATTTCGGCCGGAGCAATTCCCTTTAATTTGTCGGCCGCACAAGCCGCCGCCTTAAATGCTGGTTATGCTCGCTTAGGCTCGGCCGCAGCCGGAGTAAACTTTAAGGTAGGAAAAGTAAATTACCCAGTTATTACAACTGCCAGCGGCTTAAGGCACTTAGATCCGGCGAAAGACTTTTTAACCTTGGTAATTCCGCAGGATTCTTTACTGGTAGGTCCCATTAATGCCTGCAATACCGCACAACGCGGTGGTTGGGGAATTCTGGAACCGATACCCGCCCAATTTGTTCTGGACCAATCAGAAGCTGAAATAGTAACCAACCGGGTGAAAGAATTTAATGATGTAATCCGCCAGGAAGTGGCTGGGCGCAATAATCGTTTAGCCTTAGTAGATATGAATGCATTTTTAGCAAATTTAGATGCTTCGCAAAATACGCTGGCTCCACCCGCCGGTTATTTCTCTCTGGATGGCGTACATCCCAACCCTCGGGGGCAGGCCGTAATTGCCAATGAATTTATTAAATCAATTAATGCAACCTTTAACTCTACTCTACCCTTAGTAAACGTCAAAAACTACCGGCTAAATACCTTACCAACTCAATAG
- a CDS encoding GMC oxidoreductase, with protein MAVQAANINTKGVAQNTYDAIVIGSGISGGWAAKELCDKGLKTLVLERGRNVEHNKDYPTATKDLWEFPHRGNMTRQFLKDNPLISKAAGYGEDTAHFFIKDKDHPYVQEKPFDWIRGYQVGGKSLTWGRACQRWSNFEFTAPSRYGYGLDWPIRYEDVATWYSHVEKFAGVCGNKDGIEAMPDGEFLPPFDLNCVEAHVQKTIKNYFPDRHLVQARWAHITKPTETHLKLGRGKCQARNLCMRGCPYGAYFSSVSATLPWAARTGNLTVRPFSVVHSVLYDEQKSKAIGVRVIDAQTKATTDYFARIIFVNASALNSNLILLNSTSKRFPNGLGNDNGLMGKFVAFHNYRANVHAEIPGFEDKYYFGRNPTEPIIANYRNLHKQDTDYVGGFTTFMGAHRTRGNTVGLTDEIGADYKEALSIPGGWRVYMYMQGETIPKESNHVRLSKTEKDQWGIPLLVTSVAYDDNDEKMIKDFLAQSTAMMEKAGCINIQQHDSKQAPGLDIHEMGGIRMGHDPKTSLLNKHNQLHHCQNVFVTDGACMTSTGNQSPSILYMALTARAVNHAAEEMKKGNL; from the coding sequence ATGGCAGTTCAGGCAGCAAATATTAATACGAAAGGAGTCGCGCAGAATACGTACGATGCTATTGTTATTGGGTCGGGTATTAGCGGCGGTTGGGCCGCGAAGGAATTGTGCGATAAAGGCTTAAAAACGTTGGTGCTGGAACGCGGCCGTAACGTAGAACATAACAAAGATTACCCTACTGCTACGAAAGACTTGTGGGAGTTTCCGCACCGGGGCAACATGACCCGGCAATTTCTGAAAGATAACCCACTTATTAGTAAAGCTGCCGGCTACGGCGAAGATACCGCCCATTTTTTTATTAAAGACAAAGACCACCCGTATGTGCAGGAAAAGCCGTTCGATTGGATTAGAGGTTACCAGGTGGGTGGTAAATCCTTAACCTGGGGGCGGGCCTGCCAACGCTGGAGTAATTTTGAATTTACCGCCCCGTCCCGCTACGGCTACGGCCTGGATTGGCCTATCCGCTACGAAGACGTAGCTACCTGGTACTCGCACGTCGAGAAATTTGCCGGCGTGTGCGGTAATAAGGATGGGATTGAAGCCATGCCCGACGGGGAGTTTCTACCGCCTTTTGATTTGAACTGCGTGGAAGCGCACGTGCAAAAAACTATTAAAAATTATTTCCCCGACCGCCATTTGGTGCAAGCTCGTTGGGCCCATATAACCAAACCCACCGAAACGCATTTAAAATTAGGACGGGGAAAATGCCAGGCCCGCAATTTATGCATGCGCGGCTGTCCGTACGGCGCGTATTTCAGCTCCGTTTCGGCTACCTTGCCCTGGGCTGCCCGTACCGGTAATTTAACAGTACGCCCGTTTTCGGTGGTGCATTCTGTTTTGTACGACGAGCAGAAAAGCAAAGCCATTGGGGTAAGAGTGATAGATGCGCAAACCAAAGCTACCACCGATTATTTTGCCCGCATTATTTTCGTGAATGCCTCGGCGCTGAACAGCAATTTGATTTTGTTAAACTCTACCTCCAAGCGTTTCCCGAACGGTTTAGGCAACGATAACGGCTTAATGGGCAAATTCGTGGCTTTTCATAATTACCGCGCCAATGTTCACGCCGAAATTCCGGGTTTCGAAGATAAATACTATTTCGGTCGTAATCCTACGGAGCCTATTATTGCCAATTACCGCAACTTGCATAAACAAGATACCGATTACGTGGGTGGTTTTACCACTTTTATGGGCGCGCATCGTACCCGCGGCAATACAGTTGGCTTAACCGATGAAATTGGGGCCGATTACAAAGAAGCTTTATCAATACCCGGCGGGTGGCGCGTGTACATGTACATGCAAGGCGAAACCATTCCGAAAGAAAGTAACCACGTGCGCTTAAGCAAAACCGAAAAAGACCAATGGGGCATTCCATTACTGGTTACCTCGGTAGCCTACGACGATAACGACGAGAAAATGATTAAAGATTTTCTGGCGCAAAGTACGGCTATGATGGAAAAAGCCGGTTGCATTAATATTCAACAACACGACAGCAAACAAGCGCCCGGCCTGGACATTCACGAAATGGGCGGCATCCGCATGGGCCACGATCCCAAAACATCGTTACTGAATAAACACAACCAACTACACCATTGCCAGAATGTTTTCGTGACGGATGGTGCCTGTATGACGAGCACTGGTAACCAGAGTCCGTCTATTTTGTATATGGCCCTTACCGCCCGGGCCGTGAACCACGCCGCAGAAGAAATGAAGAAAGGTAATTTGTAA
- a CDS encoding VOC family protein, whose amino-acid sequence MATVNTYLYFNGNCEKAFDFYKSVFNKEFKFIGRYKDVPEVARQNFPHCKDEHIMHIGLPISNETILMGADIIDVKEQENSAARYFSLYVNTESKEEADRLFHSFSKEGKVKLPISEQFWGSYYGICLDKFGINWKISFSLQTT is encoded by the coding sequence ATGGCAACAGTTAATACCTATTTATATTTTAATGGGAATTGTGAAAAAGCATTTGATTTTTATAAATCTGTTTTTAACAAAGAATTCAAATTCATTGGACGTTACAAAGATGTACCTGAAGTTGCAAGACAGAATTTTCCGCATTGCAAAGATGAACATATTATGCATATAGGACTACCTATTAGTAATGAGACAATTTTAATGGGAGCCGACATTATTGATGTCAAAGAACAAGAAAATAGTGCAGCTAGATACTTCTCGCTCTATGTTAATACTGAAAGTAAAGAAGAAGCTGATAGGTTGTTTCATTCGTTCTCAAAAGAAGGCAAAGTAAAACTTCCTATTTCTGAGCAATTTTGGGGTTCCTATTATGGAATTTGTTTGGATAAATTTGGCATTAACTGGAAAATTAGTTTCAGTTTACAAACTACTTAA